A section of the Eublepharis macularius isolate TG4126 chromosome 1, MPM_Emac_v1.0, whole genome shotgun sequence genome encodes:
- the LOC129344469 gene encoding cytochrome P450 2K6-like isoform X3, with the protein MTETRSALTPSQDCLELSKQYGPVFSLQTGFQKMVVLAGYETVKEALVNQADAFAERPMVPILEDYQKGYGVVFAHGENWKVMRRFALTTLRDYGMGRRTIEDRIVEECHSLIRKFESFGGKPFDNTTVLNAAVANIIVSILLGKRYEYEDPSFVKLLNLFNENTRLAGSPSVTLYNMFPALGFLFGSRRIVLNNKMELDNFIQDTFIEHLKELDVNDQRSFIDAFLTRQQEEKNKINGFFHNGNLKAIVNDLFGAGTETTSITLCWGLLLMMKYPEIQKKVQEEITKVIGSAEPRIEHRAKLPYTDAVVHEVQRFANILPTSVPHATTVDVTLGGYFIPKGTHIITLLYSVLYDESQWEKPYKFYPEHFLDSEGNFVKRDAFMPFSAGRRMCAGETLAKMELFLFFASLLQRFTFQPASGTSQEDLDLTPDIGFTTPPMPYHICALPRS; encoded by the exons atgactGAAACTAGATCTGCATTGACACCATCCCAGGATTGCCTTGAG CTTTCTAAACAGTATGGCCCGGTTTTCAGCCTACAAACGGGATTCCAGAAAATGGTAGTTCTGGCGGGCTACGAGACTGTAAAGGAGGCTTTGGTGAACCAGGCAGATGCATTTGCAGAGAGGCCCATGGTCCCAATATTGGAAGACTATCAAAAAGGCTACG GAGTCGTTTTTGCCCATGGTGAGAACTGGAAAGTGATGCGGCGGTTTGCGCTAACCACGTTGCGTGACTATGGAATGGGCAGGAGGACCATAGAGGACCGAATTGTCGAAGAGTGCCATTCCCTAATACGGAAGTTTGAATCTTTTGGAG GAAAACCGTTCGATAATACTACAGTCTTAAATGCTGCTGTTGCCAATATTATCGTGTCCATATTGCTTGGCAAGCGATATGAATATGAAGACCCCTCATTTGTGAAACTACTGAACTTGTTCAATGAAAACACCCGGCTTGCTGGAAGTCCCTCGGTCACG CTGTACAACATGTTCCCTGCTCTGGGCTTTCTTTTTGGCAGTCGCAGGATTGTTCTTAACAACAAGATGGAACTGGACAACTTCATACAGGACACCTTCATTGAACACCTCAAGGAATTGGACGTGAACGATCAGAGGAGCTTTATTGATGCTTTTCTAACCCGACAGCAAGAG GAGAAGAACAAGATTAATGGATTTTTCCATAATGGAAACCTAAAGGCTATCGTGAACGACTTATTCGGTGCAGGCACGGAGACCACTTCGATTACTTTGTGTTGGGGTTTGTTGCTGATGATGAAGTACCCTGAAATCCAGA AGAAAGTGCAAGAAGAGATAACAAAGGTCATTGGGTCCGCTGAACCACGGATTGAACACCGAGCCAAACTGCCATACACCGATGCAGTGGTTCATGAAGTTCAGAGGTTTGCTAATATTCTCCCTACAAGCGTGCCCCATGCCACCACAGTGGATGTCACTCTTGGGGGCTACTTCATTCCAAAG GGAACTCATATTATTACATTACTGTACTCCGTGCTTTATGATGAATCTCAgtgggaaaaaccttataaattcTACCCTGAGCACTTCCTGGATTCCGAAGGAAATTTTGTAAAGAGAGATGCCTTCATGCCTTTCTCTGCAG GTCGGCGAATGTGTGCTGGTGAGACCCTTGCCAAAATGGAGCTCTTCCTTTTCTTTGCAAGTCTTCTGCAGAGATTTACTTTCCAGCCAGCTTCTGGGACATCTCAAGAAGATCTGGACCTGACCCCTGATATTGGGTTTACTACACCTCCGATGCCCTATCATATCTGTGCTTTGCCACGTTCATAA
- the LOC129344469 gene encoding cytochrome P450 2K4-like isoform X4, which translates to MVVLAGYETVKEALVNQADAFAERPMVPILEDYQKGYGVVFAHGENWKVMRRFALTTLRDYGMGRRTIEDRIVEECHSLIRKFESFGGKPFDNTTVLNAAVANIIVSILLGKRYEYEDPSFVKLLNLFNENTRLAGSPSVTLYNMFPALGFLFGSRRIVLNNKMELDNFIQDTFIEHLKELDVNDQRSFIDAFLTRQQEEKNKINGFFHNGNLKAIVNDLFGAGTETTSITLCWGLLLMMKYPEIQKKVQEEITKVIGSAEPRIEHRAKLPYTDAVVHEVQRFANILPTSVPHATTVDVTLGGYFIPKGTHIITLLYSVLYDESQWEKPYKFYPEHFLDSEGNFVKRDAFMPFSAGRRMCAGETLAKMELFLFFASLLQRFTFQPASGTSQEDLDLTPDIGFTTPPMPYHICALPRS; encoded by the exons ATGGTAGTTCTGGCGGGCTACGAGACTGTAAAGGAGGCTTTGGTGAACCAGGCAGATGCATTTGCAGAGAGGCCCATGGTCCCAATATTGGAAGACTATCAAAAAGGCTACG GAGTCGTTTTTGCCCATGGTGAGAACTGGAAAGTGATGCGGCGGTTTGCGCTAACCACGTTGCGTGACTATGGAATGGGCAGGAGGACCATAGAGGACCGAATTGTCGAAGAGTGCCATTCCCTAATACGGAAGTTTGAATCTTTTGGAG GAAAACCGTTCGATAATACTACAGTCTTAAATGCTGCTGTTGCCAATATTATCGTGTCCATATTGCTTGGCAAGCGATATGAATATGAAGACCCCTCATTTGTGAAACTACTGAACTTGTTCAATGAAAACACCCGGCTTGCTGGAAGTCCCTCGGTCACG CTGTACAACATGTTCCCTGCTCTGGGCTTTCTTTTTGGCAGTCGCAGGATTGTTCTTAACAACAAGATGGAACTGGACAACTTCATACAGGACACCTTCATTGAACACCTCAAGGAATTGGACGTGAACGATCAGAGGAGCTTTATTGATGCTTTTCTAACCCGACAGCAAGAG GAGAAGAACAAGATTAATGGATTTTTCCATAATGGAAACCTAAAGGCTATCGTGAACGACTTATTCGGTGCAGGCACGGAGACCACTTCGATTACTTTGTGTTGGGGTTTGTTGCTGATGATGAAGTACCCTGAAATCCAGA AGAAAGTGCAAGAAGAGATAACAAAGGTCATTGGGTCCGCTGAACCACGGATTGAACACCGAGCCAAACTGCCATACACCGATGCAGTGGTTCATGAAGTTCAGAGGTTTGCTAATATTCTCCCTACAAGCGTGCCCCATGCCACCACAGTGGATGTCACTCTTGGGGGCTACTTCATTCCAAAG GGAACTCATATTATTACATTACTGTACTCCGTGCTTTATGATGAATCTCAgtgggaaaaaccttataaattcTACCCTGAGCACTTCCTGGATTCCGAAGGAAATTTTGTAAAGAGAGATGCCTTCATGCCTTTCTCTGCAG GTCGGCGAATGTGTGCTGGTGAGACCCTTGCCAAAATGGAGCTCTTCCTTTTCTTTGCAAGTCTTCTGCAGAGATTTACTTTCCAGCCAGCTTCTGGGACATCTCAAGAAGATCTGGACCTGACCCCTGATATTGGGTTTACTACACCTCCGATGCCCTATCATATCTGTGCTTTGCCACGTTCATAA